From Medicago truncatula cultivar Jemalong A17 chromosome 7, MtrunA17r5.0-ANR, whole genome shotgun sequence, a single genomic window includes:
- the LOC11425678 gene encoding uncharacterized protein encodes MGSNKFLVSLVVVSILLLHLTAEGSLFDYLKDKACKMAVDCGKGKCVVRSNHKHPFKFVCKCEPGWKQIKAGPKHMFLPKACVIPESECSFYTELNPGQEACI; translated from the exons ATGGGTTCCAACAAGTTTTTGGTCTCATTGGTCGTTGTTTCCATACTATTGCTACACTTGACTGCTGAAGGGAGCCTCTTTGACTATTTGAAAG ATAAAGCTTGTAAAATGGCTGTGGATTGTGGAAAAGGAAAGTGTGTCGTTAGGTCAAACCACAAACATCCATTTAAGTTCGTCTGTAAATGTGAACCTGGTTGGAAGCAAATCAAAGCGGGTCCAAAACATATGTTCCTTCCAAAAGCATGTGTCATCCCTGAATCTGAAT GTTCTTTCTACACTGAGCTCAACCCAGGCCAAGAAGCATGCATATGA
- the LOC11432827 gene encoding uncharacterized protein, protein MGSCKFLILLAVVYILLLRMTVNAKGSFFHRYRDKICREVECGKGKCGATSTHKNPFSVFCECEPGWQQIKVDPDYSNKFPPLPCVIPECTINDDCKQALPLVPEKDFQIPHNMSHSDPCYLAFCGEGTCIKNSKKQKHNYKYRCECKPNYFNLLNMSGLPCYNKCSLGSDCSKLGIKIVNSIADNSVLSIASSTRAKKVPLDI, encoded by the exons ATGGGTTCCTGCAAGTTTTTGATCCTTCTGGCCGTGGTTTATATACTACTGCTACGCATGACTGTTAATGCCAAAGGGAGCTTTTTTCACCGTTATAGAG ATAAAATTTGTAGAGAGGTGGAATGTGGAAAAGGAAAGTGTGGGGCTACATCCACTCACAAAAACCCATTTAGTGTATTCTGTGAATGTGAGCCTGGATGGCAGCAAATCAAAGTGGACCCTGATTATTCAAACAAGTTTCCTCCATTACCATGTGTCATTCCCGAAT GCACCATTAATGATGATTGCAAGCAAGCTTTGCCTCTAGTTCCAGAAAAAGATTTTCAAATTCCACACAACATGTCACATTCTGACC CTTGCTATTTGGCTTTTTGTGGGGAAGGTACCTGCATCAAGAacagcaaaaaacaaaaacataattacaAATACAGATGCGAATGCAAACCCAATTATTTCAATCTTCTAAACATGTCTGGTTTGCCTTGTTACAATAAAT GTAGCCTTGGATCTGATTGTTCGAAGCTTGGAATTAAAATTGTGAATTCAATAGCTGACAATTCAG TTCTTTCCATAGCAAGCTCAACCCGGGCCAAGAAGGTTCCATTGGATATTTAG
- the LOC11421390 gene encoding probable ribose-5-phosphate isomerase 3, chloroplastic — protein MASLSLSSPPSLSSSFFNASSRLNLRTPSSLKLRTKPLSFSVKAITLTQDDLKKLAADKAVEYVKSGMVLGLGTGSTAAFVVSKLGELLNSGELTNIIGVPTSKRTEEQARSLGIPLSVLDDNPRLDLAIDGADEVDPFLNLVKGRGGALLREKMVEAASDKFVVVVDDTKLVSGLGGSGLAMPVEVVQFCWKYNLIRLQELFKEEGVDAKLRVDESGKPYVTDNSNYIVDLYFKTPIRDANAAGAEISSLEGVVEHGLFLNMATSVIIAGKTGVEVKDK, from the coding sequence ATGGCATCCTTATCCCTCTCATCACCACCATCACTCTCTTCCTCATTCTTCAATGCCTCCTCACGACTTAACCTACGCACCCCTTCCTCTCTTAAACTACGCACCAAACCCCTCTCCTTCTCCGTCAAAGCCATAACCCTCACTCAAGACGACCTCAAAAAACTCGCCGCCGATAAAGCCGTCGAATATGTCAAAAGCGGCATGGTCCTCGGCCTTGGCACTGGCTCCACCGCCGCCTTCGTCGTCTCCAAACTCGGCGAACTTCTCAACTCCGGCGAACTCACCAACATCATTGGCGTTCCCACCTCCAAACGCACCGAAGAACAAGCTCGTTCTCTCGGTATTCCTCTCTCCGTTCTCGATGATAATCCTCGTCTCGATCTCGCTATTGATGGTGCTGATGAAGTCGATCCGTTTCTCAACCTTGTTAAAGGCCGTGGCGGTGCTCTTCTCCGTGAGAAAATGGTGGAAGCCGCTTCTGATAAATTCGTTGTGGTTGTTGATGATACAAAATTGGTCTCTGGTCTCGGTGGAAGCGGTTTAGCGATGCCGGTGGAGGTTGTTCAGTTTTGTTGGAAATATAATTTGATTAGGCTTCAAGAATTGTTCAAAGAAGAAGGTGTTGATGCGAAATTGAGAGTGGATGAAAGTGGAAAACCCTATGTGACTGATAATTCTAATTACATTGTTGATTTGTATTTTAAGACTCCCATTAGAGATGCAAATGCTGCTGGAGCTGAGATTTCGTCCCTCGAAGGTGTCGTCGAGCATGGTTTGTTCTTGAACATGGCTACCTCTGTCATCATTGCTGGTAAAACTGGTGTTGAAGTGAAAGACAAGTGA
- the LOC11429806 gene encoding zinc finger A20 and AN1 domain-containing stress-associated protein 12 has protein sequence MVPSLCANGCGYYGLPSNKNLCSKCYNVYLKENIVLESSSSCPSKNPSINDICDAVAAISLIDSDNMKEKKTRCKSCNKKVGLTGFKCRCGDVFCGMHRYPEEHTCKVDLKKIGRQILEKQNPLCMGDKLKYRI, from the coding sequence ATGGTTCCATCACTTTGTGCCAATGGTTGTGGTTACTATGGTCTTCCTTCAAACAAGAACCTTTGTTCAAAGTGTTACAATGTTTATCTCAAAGAAAACATTGTTCTTGAGTCATCGTCTTCTTGTCCTTCAAAGAACCCTAGTATCAATGATATTTGTGATGCTGTGGCAGCTATTTCTCTCATTGACAGTGATAacatgaaggagaagaaaactaGGTGCAAGAGTTGCAACAAAAAAGTGGGACTAACAGGGTTCAAGTGTCGGTGTGGTGATGTATTTTGTGGAATGCATAGATATCCAGAAGAACATACATGCAAAGTGGATTTAAAGAAGATTGGTCGTCAAATATTAGAGAAACAAAATCCTTTGTGTATGGGTGATAAGTTAAAATACCGAATCTAG